Proteins from one Malania oleifera isolate guangnan ecotype guangnan chromosome 4, ASM2987363v1, whole genome shotgun sequence genomic window:
- the LOC131153464 gene encoding G-type lectin S-receptor-like serine/threonine-protein kinase At1g11300 has protein sequence MASLFIPLLLFFLYCFCSKLCAAGDTITAVQFITDSESVLSNGSIFKLGFFSPVNSTHRYVGIWYNQVSVLTVVWVANRDRPLNNSSGTLTVSEDGNLVVLDGNREILWSSNATNSSANSTAQLLDSGNLVLRDVSSGNTIWESFEEPTNTQLPGLKLCSKRTEGERQLARAWKSPSDPSSGRFSSGLDSVLTQTVVWKDGERFWRSGPWNGQVFIGVHYVYSINVDRFYVESDNEGNTCYTYDHLQSSLTNFFLDSNGKLSQLEWDEGKKAWNVLWSPMQTECDVYGKCGLFGICNSENSPICSCLGGYEPKNVEEWNRGNWTTGCVRRKQLQCERRKSGGDASKEDGFLNLKMMKVPDFASLSTALQNDCESQCLQNCSCIAYAYSNGVGCMTWGQNLIDTQKLSTGGTDLYIRVAYSELDNDDNAKTIIAITVSIGALVIAICSCLSWWWMAKQKAKKQTNKVILLHNRGKTRQNNSSEMMIGNNMNQVKLEELPMFKFEQLATATNNFFVTNKLGQGGFGLVYRGKLPDGQEIAVKRLSRASGQGIEEFMNEVVVISRLQHRNLVRLLGCCAEGEEKMLIYEYMPNKSLDSFLFDPTGRKVLDWRKRFNIIGGIARGLLYLHRDSRLRIIHRDLKASNILLDEELNPKISDFGMARIFGGNEDQANTRRVVGTYGYMSPEYAMEGRFSEKSDVFSFGVLLLEIVSGKKNSGFYDDLHSSSLLGFAWKMWNEDNIVAFIDPITSDPCFQMEILRCIHVGLLCVQEFPKDRPTISTVISMINGEIVDLPTPKQAAFTGRQIDPSSERKIDSDVDELTITVLKGR, from the exons ATGGCTTCCCTGTTCATACCACtgcttcttttctttctttattgTTTTTGCTCCAAGCTCTGTGCAGCCGGAGACACCATCACGGCCGTCCAGTTCATCACAGATTCCGAGTCTGTGCTCTCAAATGGAAGTATCTTCAAACTGGGTTTCTTCAGCCCTGTTAATTCCACCCATCGCTATGTTGGAATCTGGTACAATCAGGTTTCTGTATTAACCGTGGTATGGGTGGCTAATAGAGACAGACCTCTCAACAATTCTTCTGGGACTCTCACTGTTTCTGAAGATGGCAATCTCGTGGTTTTGGACGGAAACAGGGAAATTCTCTGGTCATCAAATGCCACAAACTCTTCTGCAAACTCAACTGCCCAGCTCTTAGATTCTGGAAACCTTGTCCTGAGAGATGTCAGCAGCGGAAATACCATTTGGGAGAGCTTCGAAGAACCCACCAATACTCAATTGCCAGGCTTGAAACTCTGCTCCAAACGGACAGAAGGGGAAAGGCAATTGGCGAGGGCGTGGAAGAGCCCTTCGGATCCTTCAAGCGGGCGTTTCTCTTCTGGTCTTGATTCGGTGCTAACCCAAACAGTTGTCTGGAAAGACGGTGAGAGATTCTGGCGGAGCGGCCCGTGGAATGGCCAGGTCTTTATTGGGGTACATTACGTGTATTCTATAAATGTAGATAGGTTTTATGTTGAGAGTGACAATGAAGGAAATACTTGCTACACTTATGATCATTTACAGTCTTCGTTAACCAATTTTTTCTTAGATTCTAATGGTAAACTTTCTCAACTTGAGTGGGACGAAGGGAAGAAGGCTTGGAATGTGCTGTGGTCGCCTATGCAGACGGAGTGCGATGTATATGGGAAGTGCGGGCTTTTTGGGATTTGTAACTCAGAAAATTCACCAATTTGTAGCTGTCTGGGAGGGTatgaaccaaagaatgtagaGGAATGGAACAGAGGAAATTGGACTACTGGGTGTGTGAGGAGGAAGCAGCTGCAGTGTGAAAGACGTAAAAGCGGAGGAGATGCGAGCAAAGAGGATGGGTTTTTGAATCTCAAGATGATGAAAGTGCCAGACTTCGCTAGCTTGTCAACTGCTCTACAAAATGACTGTGAGAGCCAGTGCTTGCAGAATTGTTCCTGTATAGCATATGCATATAGTAATGGGGTTGGTTGCATGACATGGGGCCAAAACTTAATCGATACACAGAAATTATCAACTGGTGGAACCGATCTCTACATTCGTGTGGCGTATTCAGAATTAG ATAATGATGACAATGCAAAAACAATTATAGCAATTACAGTGAGTATTGGAGCACTTGTCATTGCAATCTGCTCATGCTTGTCATGGTGGTGGATGGCTAAACAAAAAG CAAAGAAGCAGACAAACAAGGTGATATTATTGCACAATAGAGGAAAAACACGTCAAAACAATTCCAGTGAAATGATGATTGGTAACAACATGAACCAAGTGAAACTCGAAGAGCTACCAATGTTTAAATTTGAGCAGCTGGCAACAGCAACAAACAACTTTTTTGTGACCAATAAGCTAGGACAGGGCGGTTTTGGTCTTGTATACAGG ggGAAACTGCCGGATGGACAAGAAATAGCAGTGAAAAGACTTTCAAGAGCCTCCGGACAAGGGATTGAAGAATTCATGAATGAAGTTGTGGTGATTTCCCGGCTCCAACATCGAAACCTTGTTAGACTGCTCGGTTGTTGTGCTGAAGGAGAAGAAAAAATGTTGATCTATGAATACATGCCAAATAAGAGTTTGGACTCATTTCTATTTG ATCCAACCGGACGGAAGGTTCTAGATTGGAGGAAACGCTTTAACATTATTGGAGGAATTGCTCGTGGTCTCCTATATCTTCACAGAGATTCTAGATTAAGAATCATCCATAGAGATCTAAAGGCAAGTAATATTTTGTTAGATGAGGAGCTAAATCCAAAAATTTCAGACTTTGGCATGGCTCGGATTTTTGGAGGCAATGAGGATCAAGCAAATACAAGGAGGGTTGTTGGGACTTA TGGTTATATGTCACCGGAGTATGCAATGGAAGGCCGCTTTTCTGAGAAGTCCGATGTCTTCAGCTTTGGGGTGCTTTTATTGGAGATAGTTAGTGGAAAAAAAAACTCTGGATTTTACGATGATCTGCATTCTTCTAGCCTTTTGGGATTC GCATGGAAAATGTGGAATGAAGACAACATTGTAGCATTTATAGATCCTATAACATCTGATCCATGCTTTCAAATGGAGATTTTGAGATGTATACATGTTGGGCTGTTGTGCGTGCAAGAATTCCCTAAAGATAGACCCACTATTTCTACTGTTATTTCAATGATTAACGGCGAAATCGTAGATCTTCCAACTCCCAAGCAAGCTGCATTTACTGGCAGGCAAATTGACCCCAGTAGCGAAAGAAAAATTGATTCTGATGTAGACGAACTCACCATTACAGTCCTTAAAGGCCGCTAG